A window of Apium graveolens cultivar Ventura chromosome 8, ASM990537v1, whole genome shotgun sequence contains these coding sequences:
- the LOC141676536 gene encoding uncharacterized protein LOC141676536 isoform X1, giving the protein MDQLLLEERESVIDLEAGVNISDEARQADNVSAVNSDKNLFDKLFRGFVSADVIEKGENEVNLKSSNGIVTSPERLKLLMDEKVQGEEVADLKENNTGRDKRKTLSAKKAPKPPRPPRGLSLDAADQKLIKEFAQLAMMKRARTERMKALKKMKAAKASSSSSSSSGNLFAMLFTVVFCLVILFQGVSSRSSTASFAGSPESARVIEDGSIINANHRNPSTIGTELHSSVSPNSSAEQFAILYRESKGSREAR; this is encoded by the exons ATGGATCAACTTCTTCTGGAAGAAAGGGAGTCCGTGATTGATCTTGAGGCCGGTGTGAATATTAGTGATGAAGCGCGACAAGCAGACAATGTTTCAGCTGTCAACTCAGATAAAAATTTGTTTGACAAGTTATTTAGAGGATTTGTTAGTGCTGATGTTATAGAAAAGGGAGAAAATGAAGTGAATTTGAAATCATCAAATGGTATTGTGACTTCTCCAGAAAGATTGAAATTGTTGATGGATGAAAAGGTGCAGGGAGAAGAGGTTGCTGATCTAAAAGAAAATAATACCGGGAGAGATAAACGTAAAACGTTGAGTGCTAAGAAGGCTCCAAAACCTCCCCGACCACCTAGAGGTCTGTCATTGGATGCTGCTGATCAGAAGCTCATTAAAGAGTTTGCACAGTTAGCTATGATGAAACGGGCAAGGACTGAGCGAATGAAGGCATTGAAGAAAATGAAAGCTGCCAAggcatcatcatcatcatcatcgtCAAGTGGAAACTTGTTTGCCATGCTCTTCACCGTTGTCTTCTGTCTTGTTATACTTTTTCAAG GAGTGTCCTCTAGAAGTTCAACAGCAAGTTTTGCGGGCTCTCCAGAATCTGCTAGAGTTATTGAGGATGGTTCTATAATAAATGCTAACCACCGGAACCCCTCCACTATTGGTACTGAGTTACATAGTTCAGTGTCCCCCAA CAGTTCTGCAGAACAGTTTGCAATTTTATACCGTGAGAGCAAGGGGAGCAGAGAAGCAAGGTGA
- the LOC141676536 gene encoding uncharacterized protein LOC141676536 isoform X2 — protein MDQLLLEERESVIDLEAGVNISDEARQADNVSAVNSDKNLFDKLFRGFVSADVIEKGENEVNLKSSNGIVTSPERLKLLMDEKVQGEEVADLKENNTGRDKRKTLSAKKAPKPPRPPRGLSLDAADQKLIKEFAQLAMMKRARTERMKALKKMKAAKASSSSSSSSGNLFAMLFTVVFCLVILFQGVSSRSSTASFAGSPESARVIEDGSIINANHRNPSTIGTELHSSVSPNSAEQFAILYRESKGSREAR, from the exons ATGGATCAACTTCTTCTGGAAGAAAGGGAGTCCGTGATTGATCTTGAGGCCGGTGTGAATATTAGTGATGAAGCGCGACAAGCAGACAATGTTTCAGCTGTCAACTCAGATAAAAATTTGTTTGACAAGTTATTTAGAGGATTTGTTAGTGCTGATGTTATAGAAAAGGGAGAAAATGAAGTGAATTTGAAATCATCAAATGGTATTGTGACTTCTCCAGAAAGATTGAAATTGTTGATGGATGAAAAGGTGCAGGGAGAAGAGGTTGCTGATCTAAAAGAAAATAATACCGGGAGAGATAAACGTAAAACGTTGAGTGCTAAGAAGGCTCCAAAACCTCCCCGACCACCTAGAGGTCTGTCATTGGATGCTGCTGATCAGAAGCTCATTAAAGAGTTTGCACAGTTAGCTATGATGAAACGGGCAAGGACTGAGCGAATGAAGGCATTGAAGAAAATGAAAGCTGCCAAggcatcatcatcatcatcatcgtCAAGTGGAAACTTGTTTGCCATGCTCTTCACCGTTGTCTTCTGTCTTGTTATACTTTTTCAAG GAGTGTCCTCTAGAAGTTCAACAGCAAGTTTTGCGGGCTCTCCAGAATCTGCTAGAGTTATTGAGGATGGTTCTATAATAAATGCTAACCACCGGAACCCCTCCACTATTGGTACTGAGTTACATAGTTCAGTGTCCCCCAA TTCTGCAGAACAGTTTGCAATTTTATACCGTGAGAGCAAGGGGAGCAGAGAAGCAAGGTGA